One segment of Brassica napus cultivar Da-Ae chromosome C3, Da-Ae, whole genome shotgun sequence DNA contains the following:
- the LOC106435608 gene encoding LOW QUALITY PROTEIN: protein DEHYDRATION-INDUCED 19 homolog 5 (The sequence of the model RefSeq protein was modified relative to this genomic sequence to represent the inferred CDS: inserted 1 base in 1 codon), translated as MYFDRIKMEEDLLDICGFDSSKKYRLEELIKYHSGSCIEFEDVEEDDEMEVDYQCPFYTDDYDLVELCHHIDEEHHLDANNGVCPVCSKRVKMXMVDHITTQHRDVLKISFWKKKYVQSLIDGPLSTNHASKGVPDSLLSFVYYNPPSPNQPKLVLPDLSSGANTQEKCLTKDSTEKEGKSLSPLSDTELLEKIKKREFVQGLISSVMFNHTDDF; from the exons ATGTACTTTGACAG AATCAAAATGGAAGAAGATTTGTTAGACATTTGTGGGTTTGATTCTTCCAAGAAGTATCGGTTAGAAGAACTTATCAAGTATCACTCTG GTTCATGTATTGAGTTTGAAGatgttgaagaagatgatgaaatggaAGTGGACTATCAGTGCCCGTTTTACACAGAtgattatgatttagttgaGTTGTGTCACCATATCGACGAAGAGCATCACCTAGATGCTAACAATGGG GTATGTCCGGTTTGTAGCAAACGAGTGAAGA CTATGGTTGATCACATAACCACTCAGCATAGAGATGTTCTCAAGATatcctttt GGAAAAAGAAGTATGTACAGTCTCTAATCGATGGGCCACTGTCTACTAATCATGCTTCAAAAGGTGTTCCTGACTCGTTACTATCGTTTGTCTACTACAACCCGCCGTCACCAAACCAGCCCAAGCTTGTACTGCCTGATTTATCAAGTGGAGCAAACACACAAGAAAAGTGCCTTACCAAAGATTCAACAGAAAA AGAGGGGAAATCGTTGTCACCCTTGTCAGATACTGAGCTACTAGAGAAGATCAAGAAGAGAGAGTTTGTGCAAGGTTTAATATCATCAGTCATGTTTAATCACACCGACGACTTCTGA